One genomic segment of Arachis duranensis cultivar V14167 chromosome 4, aradu.V14167.gnm2.J7QH, whole genome shotgun sequence includes these proteins:
- the LOC127746808 gene encoding protein CHLORORESPIRATORY REDUCTION 42, chloroplastic-like → MALPYSFATTTKSSVFSKLHNTSFFQHNQLQRANVVTVVNRESKDSSEDNIELQAKGPKLEIGSPIIFTEAPKMIKTTASVLCLRVNSGLVKPGDVGRVDIVTS, encoded by the exons ATGGCTTTACCTTATTCATTTGCTACTACTACTAAATCTTCAGTTTTTTCAAAGCTTCACAACACTTCTTTCTTCCAACACAATCAACTACAAAGAGCAAATGTTGTTACTGTTGTAAACCGTGAATCAAAAGACTCATCAGAAGATAACATAGAACTGCAAGCAAAGGGTCCAAAGCTAGAGATAGGTTCACCTATTATTTTTACAGAGGCTCCTAAAATGATTAAGACTACTGCTTCTGTTCTATGTCTTAGGGTTAATTCTGGTTTGGTCAAGCCTGGTGATGTTGGAAG GGTTGACATAGTCACAAGTTGA
- the LOC127746636 gene encoding uncharacterized protein LOC127746636: protein MLYRKDDAALTSCKFCEAPRFKPISDGGCKSKRVPVRRMHYLPLIPRLRRLYALMSSALHMTWHIKNQRDDGVMTHPSHGEALKSFDRIHSDFALVPRNIRLGLCSDGFTPNIQFSKPYSCWPVIVIPYNLPPGMCMKDPYLFLTCLIPSPNNPKANIDVFLRPLIDELNELWNPGVLTYDIVEKKNFVLKAALMWTINDFLAYGMLSGWMTQGRLSCPICMEDTKSFTLSHGGKASWFDCHRRFLPTNHPYRRNKNDFRKNKIESEEAPTRLSGLEIWQRVKGLGKISDNGKWIKSREYEKNVLDNIMNTIMDIDRTKDNEKARLDLAELCKHPDLHLRHVGDNCWSKPKCLLPIAFRELPTNIWKPLTELSQFFKDLCSTTLKVHDLEVMEQNIPIILCKLERIFPPGFFNVMEHLPTHLAYEARVCGPVQYRWMYPFERVIRAFKRIVKNRARVEGSICEAFLGKETSSFVSFYFEPHILSRQTRVGRNDDGGDTIKSSLSIFNRHGRKFGKAKDH, encoded by the exons ATGTTGTATCGAAAAGACGATGCTGCTCTAACTAGTTGCAAGTTTTGTGAAGCACCTAGATTCAAGCCTATTTCCGATGGTGGTTGTAAGTCCAAGAGAGTTCCTGTCAGACGGATGCATTACTTACCCTTAATCCCTAGACTTCGAAGGCTTTATGCGTTAATGAGTTCAGCTCTGCACATGACGTGGCATATAAAAAACCAACGTGATGATGGCGTGATGACCCATCCGTCACATGGGGAGGCATTGAAAAGCTTTGACCGTATCCACTCTGATTTTGCTTTGGTGCCTAGAAACATTAGGTTAGGTCTTTGCTCTGATGGGTTTACCCCAAATATCCAATTTAGCAAGCCTTATTCTTGTTGGCCTGTAATTGTAATTCCATACAATCTACCTCCTGGAATGTGTATGAAAGATCCTTATTTGTTCTTGACTTGCTTAATACCTAGTCCTAATAACCCTAAAGCCAACATTGATGTATTCTTGAGACctttgattgatgaattaaaTGAGTTGTGGAATCCTGGTGTTTTGACGTATGATATTGTAGAAAAGAAGAATTTCGTCTTAAAGGCAGCATTGATGTGGACTATCAATGATTTTCTGGCTTATGGGATGTTGTCTGGGTGGATGACACAAGGAAGATTGTCATGTCCTATTTGCATGGAGGATACCAAGTCTTTTACACTATCACATGGAGGCAAGGCATCATGGTTTGATTGTCATCGGAGGTTTTTGCCGACAAACCACCCTTATAGGCGCAATAAGAATGACTTCAGgaagaataaaatagaaagtgAAGAGGCTCCTACCAGATTAAGTGGTTTGGAGATTTGGCAAAGGGTTAAAGGACTTGGGAAGATATCAGATAATGGAAAGTGGATCAAATCGCGAGAGTATG AGAAGAATGTGCTTGACAACATAATGAATACTATTATGGACATTGATAGAACTAAAGATAATGAAAAGGCTAGGTTAGACCTGGCTGAACTGTGCAAGCATCCAGATTTACATTTGCGGCATGTCGGTGATAATTGTTGGTCCAAACCTAAG TGCTTGCTTCCAATTGCATTCAGAGAACTACCTACAAATATATGGAAGCCTCTTACCGAGTTAAGCCAGTTTTTCAAAGACTTGTGTTCAACCACTCTCAAGGTTCATGATTTAGAGGTTATGGAGCAGAATATTCCCATTATCCTTTGCAAGTTAGAAAGGATATTTCCCCCGGGATTCTTTAATGTGATGGAGCATTTGCCAACTCATCTAGCATATGAGGCACGTGTATGTGGACCTGTCCAATATAGGTGGATGTATCCATTTGAACGGGTGATAAGAGCATTCAAGCGAATAGTGAAAAATAGAGCAAGGGTTGAAGGTTCGATTTGTGAGGCTTTCTTGGGAAAGGAGACTTCAAGTTTTGTTTCTTTCTACTTTGAACCACATATCTTATCGAGGCAAACCCGTGTGGGAAGAAATGATGATGGCGGAGACACGATTAAATCCTctttatcaatatttaatagACATGGTCGCAAGTTTGGAAAAGCTAAAGATCATTGA